From Aquila chrysaetos chrysaetos chromosome 3, bAquChr1.4, whole genome shotgun sequence, the proteins below share one genomic window:
- the LOC115339497 gene encoding thyrotropin-releasing hormone receptor-like, with the protein MENASTSPGAPLGGSGNQTLGRMPRQPLELQVVTILLVLLICGVGIAGNVMVVLVVLRTKHMVTPTNCYLVSLAVADLIVLLAAGLPNISEVVASWVYGYAGCLCITYLQYLGINISAWSITAFTVERYIAICHAIKAQLLCTVSRAKRIISSLWLFTSLYCLMWFFLVDTTQVTFSDGAQVSCGYRVSRSLYMPIYFLDFAVFYVIPLGLASVLYGLIARILFMSPLPATPHHPCLGSMHQGGSLKLSCRGNKGVLSSRKQVTKMLAVVVVLFALLWMPYRTLVVVNSFMDPPYLNIWFLLFCRMCIYLNSAINPIIYNLMSQKFRAAFRKLWKCEEKSAENPAPYTTPVYYSVTKDYPHDSSDHNVTEQEDLNSLPAPAKKNKPAK; encoded by the exons ATGGAGAACGCCTCGACCAGCCCGGGAGCCCCGCTGGGCGGCAGCGGCAACCAGACCCTGGGCAGGATGCCCCGGCAGCCCCTGGAGCTGCAGGTGGTCACCATCCTGCTGGTGCTGCTCATCTGCGGGGTGGGCATCGCGGGCAACGTGatggtggtgctggtggtgctgcGCACCAAGCACATGGTGACCCCCACCAACTGCTACCTGGTGAGCCTGGCGGTGGCCGACCTCATCGTGCTGCTGGCAGCCGGGCTGCCCAACATCTCAGAGGTGGTGGCTTCTTGGGTGTACGGCTACGCCGGCTGCCTTTGCATCACCTATTTGCAGTACTTGGGCATCAACATCTCCGCCTGGTCCATCACCGCCTTCACGGTGGAGCGTTACATCGCGATCTGCCACGCCATCAAAGCGCAGCTCCTGTGCACCGTGTCCCGCGCCAAGCGCATCATCTCCTCGCTGTGGCTCTTCACCTCCCTCTATTGCCTCATGTGGTTCTTCCTGGTGGACACGACCCAGGTCACCTTCTCGGATGGGGCACAGGTCAGCTGTGGCTACCGGGTCTCCAGAAGCCTTTACATGCCCATTTACTTCTTGGATTTTGCTGTCTTCTACGTCATCCCATTGGGGCTGGCAAGTGTCCTCTACGGCCTCATTGCCCGCATCCTCTTCATGAGCCCCCTGCCCGCCACCCCGCACCACCCCTGCCTGGGCTCCATGCACCAGGGCGGCTCCCTCAAGCTCTCCTGCCGGGGCAACAAGGGGGTCCTGAGCTCCCGCAAGCAG GTGACCAAAATGCTGGCTGTTGTGGTAGTCCTCTTCGCCCTTCTGTGGATGCCTTATCGCACACTGGTGGTGGTGAACTCCTTCATGGACCCTCCGTACCTGAACATCTGGTTCCTTCTCTTCTGCCGCATGTGCATCTACTTGAACAGTGCCATCAACCCCATCATCTACAACCTCATGTCACAGAAGTTCAGGGCTGCCTTTAGGAAGTTATGGAAGTGCGAAGAGAAGAGTGCCGAGAACCCTGCGCCGTACACTACCCCGGTGTACTACAGCGTTACGAAGGACTATCCTCATGACAGCTCTGATCACAATGTCACCGAACAAGAAGATCTGAACAGTCTCCCTGCACCTGCAAAGAAGAACAAGCCTGCCAAATAA